A single window of Nematostella vectensis chromosome 4, jaNemVect1.1, whole genome shotgun sequence DNA harbors:
- the LOC5522390 gene encoding uncharacterized protein LOC5522390, which translates to MFSCDFRFLSLFYGFKKKGLFRLDQFITSVKKRMAKIVRVVFGIFLFSSFTGFIERAEARPRRHKFQLYQTSQSPIPHIISENNSHNTSPQGKVSHLRVETGMSRGLHFRPTPQRSGEELAVKKSDTRLSSSSEQRMRTEETKMAGLRSTLTLNKRAEADIETYDQQAHDPIIRPVKIEAEPPMRRSAESTWEILAEKTRPQDMESEENLISSKEHIGESSLSQSPWYKRSVKEKQKDKTGTIDVAKRESSEDYSNYDDFQESNSKKSDYGDGDEDEMSLYTGRHSEPASDDKMLKNLLDQGDGTLAFGTPQEAKEEDHLIKEIEDMSRQSAKLPKGLHLPYTNGPLDTPGTSFSNMDVSIGGIPGQDDSETITKYAGDKGENDPSYLKRDSILGHYWESRNRDIVPRQEIANPGERFPAIERFPSIEPPQLEQFRRLPMFPAIPPVFQPVGAPFREPQTLDEAPPLDEPPPMSEYLPVDEPAPISELPSIREIPPIQEPTHATPKRLDPKETFGNKKSKLKPKN; encoded by the exons ATGTTTAGCTGTGATTTTCGTTTTCTCTCTCTATTTTATGGATTCAAAAAGAAAGGACTATTTAGATTGGATCAG TTTATAacttctgtaaaaaaaaggatgGCAAAAATTGTGCGCGTGGTCTTTGGGATCTTCTTGTTTTCGTCATTTACAG GTTTTATTGAAAGAGCAGAGGCTCGGCCGAGACGACATAAATTCCAACTATACCAAACGTCACAAAGCCCCATCCCTCATATCATATCTGAAAACAATTCCCACAACACCTCCCCGCAAGGGAAAGTGTCACATCTTAGGGTCGAGACGGGAATGTCACGTGGTTTACACTTTAGACCGACTCCCCAGCGGTCGGGAGAGGAGCTTGCAGTCAAGAAATCCGATACGAGGTTATCATCGTCTTCCGAGCAACGCATGCGCACTGAGGAAACCAAGATGGCAGGGTTGCGGAGCACTCTGACACTCAATAAACGAGCAGAAGCTGATATAGAAACTTATGACCAACAAGCACATGATCCAATTATACGTCCTGTAAAAATCGAAGCGGAGCCACCCATGCGCCGAAGTGCAGAAAGCACATGGGAGATCCTGGCCGAGAAGACGCGCCCGCAAGACATGGAGTCAGAGGAGAATCTCATTAGCTCAAAGGAGCACATAGGCGAAAGTAGCTTATCACAAAGCCCCTGGTACAAAAGATCtgtgaaagaaaaacaaaaagacaaaacagGGACGATAGATGTCGCAAAACGTGAAAGCTCAGAAGATTATAGCAATTACGATGATTTCCAAGAAAGCAATTCCAAAAAATCGGACTACGGCGATGGCGACGAGGACGAGATGTCTCTGTACACGGGGAGGCATTCCGAGCCAGCCTCGGATGACAAGATGCTTAAAAATCTCCTAGATCAGGGCGACGGGACCTTGGCATTTGGTACGCCACAGGAAGCCAAAGAAGAAGATCACCTGATTAAAGAGATCGAGGACATGTCCCGTCAGAGCGCCAAACTCCCCAAGGGCCTCCACCTGCCATATACGAACGGTCCCCTCGATACACCAGGCACGAGTTTTTCCAATATGGACGTGTCTATAGGAGGAATACCCGGGCAAGATGATTCTGAGACTATCACTAAGTATGCAGGGGATAAAGGGGAAAACGACCCTTCATATTTAAAGCGGGACTCTATTTTGGGGCACTATTGGGAGTCTAGGAATAGGGATATTGTCCCAAGACAGGAGATTGCCAATCCTGGTGAGAGATTTCCTGCAATTGAGCGCTTTCCTTCAATAGAACCTCCTCAACTCGAACAGTTTAGACGTCTTCCGATGTTTCCCGCCATACCGCCAGTCTTCCAGCCCGTGGGCGCCCCCTTCCGAGAACCCCAAACCCTCGACGAGGCCCCACCCTTAGATGAGCCCCCTCCGATGTCCGAATACCTTCCGGTGGACGAGCCCGCGCCGATATCAGAGCTTCCGTCCATTCGGGAGATCCCGCCAATACAAGAGCCTACCCACGCAACTCCAAAGCGACTGGACCCTAAGGAGACGTTTGGCAACAAAAAGTCCAAACTTAAGCCGAAAAATTGA